The DNA sequence GTCACAAGACAGTGCCTATCAAGTGAGGATAGACAGACCTTAACTTGTATAGCAGTTCCCAAGAATTATCCTCCACAGCAGCTCCCACCCATTTGATCAAGACTTCAGTGACAGCACGACCTGCTAACTTCTTCATACGCCGTGCCAGAATCTGTTCAGGCTCAGGTTGGACAGCCCCTTCTCCATCAATTGGAGGCAAGGTTGGTAAAGGGGTAATTTGATCCCCTAGTTTCTTTTTAAggcaagaaacatggaaaacgGGATGAATTTTGGATGTAGGAGGCAGACTCAACTTGTAAGCAACTGTCCCAATTTTCTGAATGACTTGAAAGGGACCATAATATCGAGGAGCAAGCTTCATGTTATGTCTCATGGCTACTGATTTTTGTCTATAAGGTTGAAGTTTGAGAAACACCCAATCACCCTCCACAAAAGATCTCTCGGATCTCCCCTTGTCAGCATAGATCTTCATTCTATTCTGAGCTTTGCTTAAGTTCTCTTTCAACAAGGATAAGACTTGCTCACGATTTCTCAAGTGTTGATCTACTGCTTCATTGGTAGTGGTACCAGCTACATAAGACAGTAATCTTGGTGGAGGCATTCCATACAAGGCTTGAAATGGAGAAATTCCTGTAGAGGTATGCACCGAGGTATTGTAATGCCATTCAGCCATAGGAAGCCAAGTAGTCCAACTCTTGGGCTTAGAAGCACTATAAGCCCTTAAGTAAGCTTCAACAGCCTTGTTCAAAGCTTCAGCTTGACCATCagattgaggatggtaagctgagCTCATAGTCAAGGTTGTGCCCTGCATCTTGAAGAGTTCATGCCAAAACAAACTTGTGAACACCACATCACGATCGGAGACAATTGTTTTAGGTAACCCATGAAGCTTGAAAACTCCAGAAAAAAATATCTCTGCCACCTTAGCTGCAGTGTATGGATGAgctaaggaaaagaaatgaccaAACTTGGTCAATCTATCCACCACTGTTAGAATAACAGTGCTTCCATTAGAACTTGGGAGGccctcaataaaatccatggcaATATCAAGCCAAGGGTTCTGAGGAATGGGCAAGGGTTGAAGTAAACCTGCTGGCAGCACATTTTCTGACTTGTTAACTTGACAAACTTGACACTCCTTAACTAATTTCCTGATATCCCTCCTCATGCCAGgccaaaaaaaatccattctagCTCTGTGCAAGGTTTTATGGTAGCCCACATGGCCTGCCACTGGGCTGTAATGGATGTATTGCAATACCTTCTTCTGGAATGATGAACCAGGAACAATCATCAGTCTGCCTTTTCTGAGTAAAAGACCTTGTTGCAAGGAGAATGCTTTTGGAACTTGTTCCCCTTTCTCTAGAGCCGTAATGGTCTGAAGAATGTGGGGTGATTTTGAGTAACTGTGCTTCAGTTCAGTAATCCAAACAGGAGTAGGGAATGAAATGAGTGCTAAAACAGCAGAATCCTCTTCCATCTTTCTCGAAAGTGCATCAGCTACCTTGTTATCTTTACCTCTTTTGTACTCAATTTGAAAATCGTATCCCATGAGCTTAGAGATCCATTTGTGTTGTGCTTCTGTGGCTACCTTCTGCTCCAACAAGTGCTTCAAAGCTTGCTGGTCAGTTTTAATCTTAAAAGGCTGACCAAGCAAGTAAGGCCTCCATTTCCCAACTACACTTACAAGGGCTAGAAGCTCTTTTTCATAGGTTGATAAGAGGAGAGCTTTACCCTTGAGAGCCTTACTAAAATAGGCTATGGGCTGGTTGTTTTGCATCAACACAGCTCCCAACCCCACTccagaagcatcacattcaatgagAAATGCTTGAGAGAAATCTGGCAGCTTCAAGACTGGAGGGTGAGCTACAGCATGCTTAAGTTGCAAAAAAGCCTTCTCGGCCTCTTGACACCATACAAAGGAATTCTTCTTCAATAACATGGTCAATGGGGCAGCTATTGAACCATAACCTTTgataaatttcctataataaCCAGTTAAGCCCAAAAACCCTCGCAAGGCCTTCACTGTTTTAGGAACAGGCCACTCTAGCATGGCTGAAATTTTGGTAGGGTCTGCTCTTACACCTTCTGCAGAAATTATATGGCCTAAGTAGTCAACTTCCATAACCCCAAACTTACACTTAGACTTCTTGGCAAATAAAGTCTGCTGCTGTAAAACAGATAACACTGTTTTCAAATGTTCTAAATGCTAAAATAAATCTTGGCTGTaaaccaagatatcatcaaagaaaaccaagacaaaTTTTCGAAGGAAAGGTTTAAAGATATGGTTCATTAAACCTTGAAAGGTGGCTggtgcattagtaagcccaaagggcattactaagaactcataatggccttcatgagttctaaaggctGTCTTAGGAATGTCATCTTCCCTTACTCGTATTTGGTGATAACCTGATcttaaatcaagtttagaaaaatacctTGCCCCATACAActcatccaagagctcatctATGACAGGGATTGGAAACTTGTCCTTAACAGTTTCTTGATTGAGAGCTCTATAGTCcatgcacattctccatgtgccaTCAGCTTTCTTTACCAAGAGaacaggtgaagaaaatggaCTTTGGCTTGGTCGAATCACCCCATTTAACAACAaatctttaacaattttttctatttctgttttttggtAATGGGGGTACCTGTAAGGTCTCACAGAAATTGGAGGAGTTCCTTCCTTCAAGATAATTCGATGGTCAAAGGCTCGAGGAGGAGGCAACCCAACTGGTTCCTCAAAAACAGACTGAAACTGGTTTACTATCTCTTCAACTGCTGGTAGAGTCTGTGTTGGCTCCAACTTGGGCTGAACTGCTACAAGTTGCAGAAGCCAACCTTGCTAACCAATGAAGGAAGATTTAAGCATGCGAATCCCAGCATCAACCTGAACCTGTTCAGACAACAACCCCTGCAAAAACAGTTTCTGACCAGCAATCTCAAACTGCATAGACATATTTGTAAAATCCCATTGAATAGGACCCAATGTTTTAAGCCATTGAACCCCTAAAACAATGTCACAGCCTCCAAGAGTCAGAACATGGAAAGGAACTAGAAACTTAGTTCCTTGGACCTTAATCATTTCCTCACATTTGCCTTGGCTGACTATGCTAGTACCATCAGCTACTTTCACCTGAAGGGCTCCATCTTCCCTTACCCGCAACTTAGCTGCTTCTACCACCAAAGGGTCTAGGAAGTTGTGAGTACTTCCTGAGTCTACAAGGATCTCAATAGAAAATGAGCCTATGGAACCCAGGAGCTTCATGGCATTACTGTTGATGCAACCAGAAATGGCATGAATCGAGACTTCAAGTTCCTCCACCCCCTTTAGAACCAGTTCTTTAGAGCTCTGTAGAGATTGAGgcaccacttcatcctcatGATCACTTACCTCTTGCATATCACTAGGTTCCCCATGCAAGAAATAAACCCTCGGATTTTTACATACATGATTAGGATTCCACTTTTCCTCACAGTGGAAACATAggccttttttcctcttttcatcCATATGAGATGAATTCACCTTTCTCATAGGAAACACATTCTTTGGAGCATTATTGGCGAGATCAGTCATTCCCACACTATTAAGAGACCATTTCTCAGCAAAATGGCTATTTTGTCTCCAAGGCTTTCTTGAGGATAGCACATGTTCCTCTTGCAGCTTAGCCAGGCTGAATGCAGCTCCAAGGTTCAGTGGATTAAACATCTTGACAGGTATTCGAATGTCATCCTTGAGTCCATTAATAAAGCAGCTCATCTTATGTCTGTCAGACAAGCCTTTGAGCCTATTGGACAAGGCCTCAAATTGTGATGTATACAAACTAACAGAAGTAGTTTGTCTTAATCTGGTTAAggcctccattggatcatcaaacGCTGAAGGTCCGAACCTTCCTTGCATTGCTACCACTAAGGTCTCCCATGAATTAAACTGACCTGATTCAAAGGCACTTTGGTACCACACCAATGCCTCACCTTCCATATGGTGCGAAGCCACCATTAATTTCTGATGAAAAGGTACTTGAAAACAATCAAAGTATTGATTGGCCTTAAAGGTCCACCCTGCTGGATCACTGCCACTAAAGTGTGGAAAGTCCAACCTAATATTTCTCTGAAAAACTCCTCGCTCCTCATGATTCCTAGTATCATTAGACACTTCTCTATCTCTACGAGACATAACATTTACAGAATCAACTACAGATTTCAACAGATCTGAAACTTGTTCTAACCTTTCAGTGATTCCAGAAATTGCTTGTTGATTCTGTTCGAGCTGCTGCTGCATCATTCCCTGCTGCCTTTGAGATTCCTCAAATAGAACTTTCAGTGTTGCGCGCGTCCCTTCCGCCATTAAGCTGCTACTGCAAGGATCGACTActactgataccacttgtaatgtaTCTCCTTCGCAAGAACACTACAGCTATCAATTCCTTCCAATACACAGATTCCTCAACAAAAGAATGAGCCTCTGGTACACGAAATTATGATCAAATGCAAGATTCCATTCGTGAATCTTGACagggaattttcgaggaattcccaacctccaaatTGTATTAAATTCCAATGAACAATCAATGCCCAATTACAACTGATCTGCTCTGGTTTTATACCCACAGAGCATGAAGATGGCCTTAAACGACCATGACTGACACGTAAAACGCACACTACAACCCTTAAGGCAAAACTCACCGTTTTACTCGAGGCTCAAAACACACAATCATGCAAATTAAACGACACTACACAATTAATCCAAAgtgcaccgtttcacttaagtaactACTTCCCTCTTTTATTCAAAAAGTTGTTATAACCGCTACCCTCAAGTCGAAGCCTCCTTCCCTTCTCCCGTGTTCTGAGATGCTTCTCCTTCAACAGCAGCCCTTATTCCCTTCCTTCCTCTTCAAGACCTAGCCCCCAAGCACTCGTGACATTTATCCTCAAATTTCTTTGCCATCTCAAATTTGACTCCAGCGTCATGAAGCTCATTTCCATATGGTATTGACTTCCAGTCTTTAATCCTCTCCAGATCATCTGGTCGCTCTTTGGCATAAAATATTGACTTTTTCTTATCGCCCTTCTTCATATTTTCCAATTTTGCAAGTAAAGCACTAACAACTCCATGTATCAGGCCAAACAAATACTTAAATATCTCTCCCTTCTTGAATTTGACTCCAACCTCTTGACTTTCTGTGGCATAATGTAGTTCCATTTCAAGTATTGAAAGCCTGATAATTGTATGCATCAAATCAAGTAGATGCTTAAAATCTGCCTTCTTGAATTTGGCTCCAACCTTTAGATGCTCATGTACCATATTTGCGAGTGGAGGAGTAATAGCTATATCCATCTGACAAAGTAGATGCTTAATCTTTTCGGTTGAATAAGTACCAATGAAATCCCAATCTTGAAATGTTGATAATGAGTCAATGAGAAAATCAATGGCAAAATCACTAAGTCGAATGGTCTGGACACTCGAATCATATATGGATGGGCTAGGAAGTTGTGTCTGGTCCCTCGCACTCATCTCGAACAATTTGGTAAGAACAAAGTatggaagttgattttcaaataat is a window from the Juglans regia cultivar Chandler chromosome 7, Walnut 2.0, whole genome shotgun sequence genome containing:
- the LOC108986052 gene encoding uncharacterized protein LOC108986052; the protein is MAEGTRATLKVLFEESQRQQGMMQQQLEQNQQAISGITERLEQVSDLLKSVVDSVNVMSRRDREVSNDTRNHEERGVFQRNIRLDFPHFSGSDPAGWTFKANQYFDCFQVPFHQKLMVASHHMEGEALVWYQSAFESGQFNSWETLVVAMQGRFGPSAFDDPMEALTRLRQTTSVSLYTSQFEALSNRLKGLSDRHKMSCFINGLKDDIRIPVKMFNPLNLGAAFSLAKLQEEHVLSSRKPWRQNSHFAEKWSLNSVGMTDLANNAPKNVFPMRKVNSSHMDEKRKKGLCFHCEEKWNPNHVCKNPRVYFLHGEPSDMQEVSDHEDEVVPQSLQSSKELVLKGVEELEVSIHAISGCINSNAMKLLGSIGSFSIEILVDSGSTHNFLDPLVVEAAKLRVREDGALQVKVADGTSIVSQGKCEEMIKVQGTKFLVPFHVLTLGGCDIVLGVQWLKTLGPIQWDFTNMSMQFEIAGQKLFLQGLLSEQVQQGWLLQLVAVQPKLEPTQTLPAVEEIVNQFQSVFEEPVGLPPPRAFDHRIILKEGTPPISVRPYRYPHYQKTEIEKIVKDLLLNGVIRPSQSPFSSPVLLVKKADGTWRMCMDYRALNQETVKDKFPIPVIDELLDELYGARYFSKLDLRSGYHQIRQQTLFAKKSKCKFGVMEVDYLGHIISAEGVRADPTKISAMLEWPVPKTVKALRGFLGLTGYYRKFIKGYGSIAAPLTMLLKKNSFVWCQEAEKAFLQLKHAVAHPPVLKLPDFSQAFLIECDASGVGLGAVLMQNNQPIAYFSKALKGKALLLSTYEKELLALVSVVGKWRPYLLGQPFKIKTDQQALKHLLEQKVATEAQHKWISKLMGYDFQIEYKRGKDNKVADALSRKMEEDSAVLALISFPTPVWITELKHSYSKSPHILQTITALEKGEQVPKAFSLQQGLLLRKGRLMIVPGSSFQKKVLQYIHYSPVAGHVGYHKTLHRARMDFFWPGMRRDIRKLVKECQVCQVNKSENVLPAGLLQPLPIPQNPWLDIAMDFIEGLPSSNGSTVILTVVDRLTKFGHFFSLAHPYTAAKVAEIFFSGVFKLHGLPKTIVSDRDVVFTSLFWHELFKMQGTTLTMSSAYHPQSDGQAEALNKAVEAYLRAYSASKPKSWTTWLPMAEWHYNTSVHTSTGISPFQALYGMPPPRLLSYVAGTTTNEAVDQHLRNREQVLSLLKENLSKAQNRMKIYADKGRSERSFVEGDWVFLKLQPYRQKSVAMRHNMKLAPRYYGPFQVIQKIGTVAYKLSLPPTSKIHPVFHVSCLKKKLGDQITPLPTLPPIDGEGAVQPEPEQILARRMKKLAGRAVTEVLIKWVGAAVEDNSWELLYKLSCSVLAKEIHYNKFKENESWKSINDGIAFQEAGIELKKAKKFQDSQKRPNEDGKSKLCGIKFEMIKKFIRLPFLNQIEKWNSIPQGTKFKEAEIEFKKAKKYTDTKNMIRPRPNATELKEGGVKFMKAKQRTTFTKFSNGVLEISPLRIDDLTETFLRNLVAFEQYSPYNDSRYVSNYVCFMDDLIDSPKDVEILRRKGIIENWLGDDEVASTMVNKLGYHVEFSPSNSLYAKTSIDMNKHCAKHWNEWMANLRHNYFNSPWALLSVLAAILLLGLAITQTVFSIIN